CACCCACCACAAACTTACTTCTACTTCTCACTCCATTCCTCATTATCACACCCTAAatcaaactttttttctttgatgGCACTCCTTTCTCTCTGTTCCCATTCATGGTTTTGCCCTTATAGAGCCATTACATGAGGATTCTCTTTCTGGGTCTTTGCGATGACTACAATCCAAAACTCCCATGTCGGCACAATGGATGtagaacaacaacaacaacaacaacaacagcgGCCTCGCCGGGTTTCCGCCGCTGCTACTGACTCCTCACCGGCCTCCGATGATGTGCGGCGGTGCTCGGTCCAATCCAGGGCTGACATTATGGAGGAAGTGGCGGCGGAGAAAAGAAGGGGATCCTCTGTTTCGGAGTGCTCTGTAGAGATGGATCTGGAATGTGGGTTGGCTGAGATTAAGGTACATTTGGCGAAAATCGAGAGGGATTTCCGGATTTGTCATTTGAGTTTGGATGCTTCTAATCATGAATCTGGAATCCCCATTGAGTTGGGTTGTTCTTGTAAGGATGATTTGGCTGCTGCTCATAAGCAGTGTGCTGAGGCTTGGTTCAAGATTAAGGGCGACATGTAAGTTCCTTCAAATTGAATAACGCCTAATGTTTTCTTGCTTTCAAGTTTCATTTCTTGTGTTCAATTACTTTTCAATTCATTGGATATAATGATTGATACCACAATAAATATGTCTAGAATCTGGAATAACAATCTTGTAGTTCAAATTTCCCTCTTCCTATTGgtgttttagtttttatttctgtattcttttttctattttctgaCTACTCTTGAAGTTTGTCTTCTTACTTAATAGTTGTGGACTTGTGGTTGACTTCTATTGCTCTTGGTGGTTTATTAATGTTAAAGAATTTGGCTTTTATTTGTCTTTGATCATGTCAAGATAGCCTTCTTTGACTAAAAATGTCTGATTCTTGATCTTTTGTCTGCAAAACACCTTAATCTAATTGCTAAAAGTTTGAGACTATGTAGTCATCTTTATTTTTGCTTCTGCCTTAATGGAAATAGTTATGCAATTATAAATCCAATAGCCTTTTTTAGGATCCATGTTTTCATTTCCTTTGAAAGAACAAAACCAAAATGAAATGTGTTTCTTTGGCAAAACAAATAGAAGTTGGATTTTGCATTGGACGATATGAGACCGAGATGGCATTTGATCGAGGAGTCAGCCACTCTTGGATTGGAGGTGTTTCTTGCAGAAGAACTTTGCCTTCATCTTGTAGAAAAACACTCATTTCTTTAGCCTGGAATTTGCTTGCTTTAGTCTGATGTACTATTGATTAGAGCACATTTCTTATCTGAGTTCAAATgtttttatcatcattcttaacccttgggtccgttttcgctgTATAGACAAAGTTAGAGCTTCAGTTTGAGTAGATGGTTATTTCATTTCACGACTCTCAAATCATCATCCAACACTGTGAAGCTAGTTTTTCTGTCGAATAATTCACGGTAACGAACATGCGTCTCCCCTAAAACCTGGAAAAGCCATTCAAATTTATAGATAAAGATACTATATTTGAACAGGAAATATCCTCATTCGTTGTACTGCACCCGCAT
This genomic window from Benincasa hispida cultivar B227 chromosome 4, ASM972705v1, whole genome shotgun sequence contains:
- the LOC120075258 gene encoding uncharacterized protein LOC120075258, which gives rise to MTTIQNSHVGTMDVEQQQQQQQQRPRRVSAAATDSSPASDDVRRCSVQSRADIMEEVAAEKRRGSSVSECSVEMDLECGLAEIKVHLAKIERDFRICHLSLDASNHESGIPIELGCSCKDDLAAAHKQCAEAWFKIKGDITCEICGSIAHNVTGTYEPDSTEQRNESNEATTATTTAAVVMPLHSTEARNFWQGHRFLNFLLACMVFAFVISWLFHFKIPS